One region of Mucilaginibacter sp. 14171R-50 genomic DNA includes:
- a CDS encoding lipoprotein signal peptidase has translation MKAAYTKPFLTAAFIILLDQIIKIWVRGHMSLGEEIRFLGNRGMLHYTENNGMAFGMELGGEFGKLALTLFRIVAVCGIGYALVFLIKHKYHRGLIMMVALILAGALGNIIDSTFYGVIYNYASLFHGRVVDMFYFPLLTGQFPHWVPVWGGQDYIFFRPVFNLADASISVGVIMILLNQKRYFKQQVPEESNPNSEMVEE, from the coding sequence ATGAAGGCTGCTTATACAAAACCTTTTTTAACCGCAGCATTTATCATTTTACTCGACCAGATCATCAAGATCTGGGTTAGGGGCCATATGTCCTTGGGCGAAGAGATACGCTTTTTGGGTAACCGGGGCATGTTGCACTATACCGAAAATAACGGTATGGCCTTTGGCATGGAGCTTGGCGGCGAGTTTGGCAAACTGGCTTTAACGCTGTTCCGTATTGTGGCCGTTTGTGGCATTGGTTACGCACTGGTCTTCCTGATTAAGCATAAATATCACCGTGGTTTAATTATGATGGTAGCCCTGATACTGGCAGGCGCGCTGGGTAATATTATTGATTCTACCTTTTATGGCGTAATTTATAACTACGCAAGCTTGTTTCATGGGCGTGTTGTTGATATGTTTTACTTCCCGCTGTTAACAGGGCAATTCCCACATTGGGTGCCGGTGTGGGGCGGTCAGGACTACATTTTCTTCCGGCCGGTATTCAACCTGGCCGATGCATCTATATCAGTAGGGGTTATTATGATACTGCTAAATCAAAAGCGTTACTTTAAACAGCAAGTGCCCGAAGAAAGCAATCCTAATAGCGAAATGGTGGAGGAGTAA
- the bshA gene encoding N-acetyl-alpha-D-glucosaminyl L-malate synthase BshA, with protein sequence MKIGIVCYPTFGGSGVVATELGKALAARGHQIHFVTYNQPARLDFFSENLFYHEVSVSQYPLFDYPPYELALASRLVDVVRFEKLDLLHVHYAIPHASAAFMAKQILATYGISIPFITTLHGTDITLVGQDSTYKPVVTFSINKSDGVTAVSEYLKQDTYKYFDIEQDIKVIPNFIDLTRFSLKAKDHFKKAIAPNGEKVLVHTSNFRKVKRTEDVIKMFAKVVEKIPSKLLMVGDGGERSVCEQLSRDLGIAEHVRFLGKQDAIEEILSVSDLFLMPSQSESFGLAALEAMACKVPVISSNAGGLPELNLEGVTGFLKDVGDVEGMAERAIFILEDEERLNQFKENALARAKELELSNIMPLYENYYQEVIERSKR encoded by the coding sequence ATGAAAATAGGAATAGTTTGTTATCCCACCTTTGGCGGGAGCGGGGTTGTTGCTACAGAATTAGGGAAAGCCCTTGCAGCCAGGGGGCACCAGATACATTTTGTTACCTATAACCAGCCCGCGCGCCTCGATTTTTTTTCGGAAAACCTTTTTTATCACGAAGTGTCGGTGTCCCAATATCCGTTGTTTGATTACCCGCCGTATGAACTGGCCCTTGCCAGCCGCCTGGTTGATGTCGTAAGGTTTGAAAAGCTTGACCTGCTGCACGTACATTACGCCATACCCCATGCCTCCGCGGCATTTATGGCCAAACAAATACTCGCTACTTATGGCATTTCAATACCGTTTATAACTACGCTGCATGGTACTGATATTACGTTGGTAGGGCAGGATAGTACCTATAAGCCGGTGGTAACATTTTCAATAAACAAATCTGATGGGGTAACTGCGGTATCAGAATACCTGAAACAAGACACCTACAAATACTTTGATATTGAACAGGATATTAAGGTAATACCAAATTTTATTGACCTTACACGCTTTAGCCTAAAAGCTAAAGATCATTTTAAAAAGGCCATTGCGCCTAACGGCGAAAAAGTGCTGGTGCATACATCAAACTTTCGTAAGGTAAAGCGTACCGAGGATGTAATAAAGATGTTTGCTAAAGTGGTAGAAAAGATACCATCTAAATTATTAATGGTGGGCGATGGTGGTGAACGATCAGTATGCGAGCAGTTGAGCCGCGACCTGGGCATTGCCGAGCACGTACGTTTTTTAGGTAAGCAGGATGCTATTGAAGAGATCCTTTCCGTCTCCGACCTGTTTTTAATGCCGTCGCAGTCTGAAAGTTTCGGGCTTGCCGCTTTAGAGGCTATGGCTTGTAAGGTGCCCGTTATAAGCAGCAATGCAGGTGGCTTACCCGAACTTAACCTGGAGGGTGTTACAGGGTTTTTAAAGGACGTAGGTGATGTAGAAGGAATGGCCGAAAGAGCCATATTTATATTGGAAGACGAAGAAAGGTTAAACCAGTTTAAAGAAAACGCGCTTGCACGCGCAAAAGAACTGGAGCTATCTAATATAATGCCTTTATATGAAAATTATTATCAGGAGGTTATTGAGCGTAGCAAGCGGTAA
- a CDS encoding lactonase family protein, with product MKKSLLMIAMLLPIITSAQKKTESPKSFDLIVGAYTSGSSKGIAVYRFYTETGRLAYLSQIDDVSNPSYLTVSNNNKFVYAVNENDNGEVSSFSFEPKTGKLTFINKVSTLGGAPCYISVDKDQKNLFVANYSGGNIAVLPINEDGSIAPAVQTIKDDGHSVNKERQEKAHVHTAVLSPDEKYVLYTDLGTDKINITKYKGGKSNPIVPAKPAFVSVKPGYGPRHLAFSNNKKTMYLITEMGSTVVVFDYNNGKLKQRQDISLLPDGFKGETGAADIHVSPNGKFLYATNRGDANDISVFAINQENGELTFIERKPSGGKGPRNFVIDPTGQYLLVAHQNSDNITVYKIDENTGKITSTVARITVGNPVCLKFAPAM from the coding sequence ATGAAAAAATCTCTGTTGATGATAGCTATGCTTCTGCCTATAATAACATCTGCTCAAAAAAAAACGGAATCGCCCAAAAGTTTCGACCTTATTGTGGGCGCTTATACCAGCGGTTCCAGCAAGGGGATTGCTGTTTACCGTTTTTATACCGAAACCGGCAGACTGGCCTACTTAAGTCAGATAGATGATGTAAGCAACCCATCGTACCTTACCGTATCAAATAACAATAAGTTTGTTTATGCCGTTAACGAGAATGATAACGGCGAGGTAAGCTCGTTCTCGTTTGAGCCAAAAACCGGTAAGCTAACATTTATCAATAAAGTATCTACCCTGGGTGGCGCGCCGTGCTATATTTCTGTAGACAAAGATCAGAAGAACCTTTTTGTAGCCAATTACTCGGGCGGTAACATTGCAGTGCTGCCTATAAACGAAGACGGATCTATCGCCCCTGCCGTACAAACTATTAAAGATGACGGCCATAGCGTTAATAAAGAGCGCCAGGAAAAAGCGCACGTACATACCGCGGTATTATCGCCCGATGAAAAATATGTATTGTATACCGATCTTGGTACCGATAAAATTAATATCACCAAATACAAAGGTGGCAAAAGCAACCCTATAGTACCTGCAAAGCCTGCCTTTGTAAGCGTAAAACCAGGCTACGGCCCGCGCCACCTGGCTTTTTCGAACAATAAAAAAACCATGTACCTGATAACCGAAATGGGCAGTACAGTGGTTGTATTTGATTATAATAACGGCAAACTAAAACAACGCCAGGACATAAGCCTGTTACCTGATGGTTTTAAGGGAGAGACCGGCGCTGCCGATATTCACGTTTCGCCAAACGGCAAATTCCTGTACGCTACAAATCGCGGCGATGCCAATGATATATCTGTATTTGCCATCAATCAGGAAAATGGCGAACTAACATTTATAGAGCGTAAGCCATCAGGCGGTAAAGGCCCGCGCAATTTTGTGATTGACCCTACAGGGCAATACTTGTTAGTAGCCCACCAAAACAGCGATAACATTACCGTTTATAAGATAGATGAAAATACCGGTAAAATAACCAGCACGGTTGCACGCATTACCGTTGGTAACCCTGTTTGTTTAAAGTTTGCCCCGGCGATGTAA
- a CDS encoding SIMPL domain-containing protein produces MKKLFLFAALFATTFGAFAQNADMRRKIEVTGIAEQEVTPDIINVSISLKEYLNGKKKVTISQLEAQLEKAIAEAGIAKEDFTINNLSSWNYETEKKKNPDFLASKQYGVKFRDLNKFNQIMSKLDPKGIQSTNIDSYDYSKINEVKNQLKLKALLAARDKAAFLVNGLGDKLGSALNITESDNSSFPQPRMYANVMFKSAAADAAVPESDIDFKKIKLSFQINAVFEIK; encoded by the coding sequence ATGAAAAAGTTATTTTTATTTGCCGCTTTATTCGCCACCACATTTGGGGCATTTGCACAAAACGCCGACATGCGCCGAAAAATTGAAGTTACCGGCATTGCCGAACAAGAAGTTACTCCTGATATTATAAACGTTTCTATATCCCTTAAAGAATATCTTAACGGAAAAAAGAAGGTTACAATTAGCCAGTTGGAGGCACAATTGGAGAAAGCCATTGCCGAGGCCGGTATTGCAAAGGAAGACTTTACAATTAATAACCTCTCTTCATGGAACTATGAAACAGAGAAGAAGAAGAACCCCGACTTTTTGGCCAGTAAACAATATGGCGTTAAGTTTCGCGACTTGAACAAGTTTAACCAGATCATGAGCAAACTGGACCCCAAGGGCATTCAAAGCACCAATATTGATAGCTATGATTACTCAAAAATTAACGAAGTGAAAAATCAACTAAAGTTGAAAGCGTTGCTTGCCGCAAGAGACAAAGCCGCTTTCTTAGTAAATGGTTTAGGCGATAAGCTAGGCAGCGCATTGAATATTACCGAGAGCGATAACAGCAGTTTCCCGCAGCCCCGTATGTACGCTAACGTGATGTTCAAATCGGCCGCGGCTGATGCAGCGGTGCCTGAATCGGATATCGATTTCAAAAAGATAAAACTGAGTTTTCAGATAAACGCCGTGTTCGAGATAAAATAA
- the ileS gene encoding isoleucine--tRNA ligase: protein MYKEYKQLNLSQTGKEVLDFWKQNGIFAKSISSRPASKPYTFYEGPPSANGMPGIHHVMARSIKDIFCRYKTLKGYQVKRKGGWDTHGLPIELAVEKALGITKDDIGKKISVKEYNDACRKEVMRYTDIWNDLTEKMGYWVDLENPYITYENEYIETLWWILKQLYDKDLLYKGYTVQPYSPKSGTGLSSHELNQPGTYKMVKDTTIVAQFKVKNDSDSAFLFDGVSSDVFILAWTTTPWTLPSNCALAVGESISYVQINTFNPYTYEPISVVLAKDLVKKYFKAEGENASFEDYKGGDKIIPWTLTREFKGTDLLDIHYEQLMPYVTNAELEQNAFRVIPADFVTTEDGTGIVHTASVFGADDFRACKENNVPSVMVRDENGKEVPLVDKQGRFVEEVTDFAGRYVKEEYYSNEDRAAEGFKPTDVLISIKLKTENKAFDVKKYEHSYPHSWRSDEPILYYPLDSWFIRTTAVKDKMVALNKTINWKPESTGTGRFGNWLENLVDWNLSRSRYWGTPLPIWREEDGKEEKCIGSIQELNAEIQRSIEAGLMPAGFKLEDMHRPYVDDVILTSSTGKRMLREPDLIDVWFDSGAMPYAQWHFPFENKEEFKNAYPADFIAEGVDQTRGWFFTLHAIAVMLSEASDEVKAINEQVGNKGVAFKNVVSNGLVLDKNGNKMSKRLGNGVDPFETIEQFGADAARWYMISNAAPWDNLKFNIEGLDEVRRKFFGTLYNTYSFFVLYANIDKFKYEEAEIAIEDRPELDRWIISLLNTLSKEVDDYYADFEPTKAARAIQEFVDAHFSNWYIRLSRRRFWRSDNSEDKLSAYQTLYTCLITISKLMAPIAPFFAERLYTDLNSVTGKEEFESVHLAYYPEYHNDLVDTALEERMQLAQDISSLVLSLRKKIEVPVRRPLSKILLPILDKKFKAQIEKVKELILSETNIKDIEYITDAAGFIKKKIKPNFKALGAKVGKDMKDVAAAINGFDQQQITELETNGSILILDAKHSILLSDVEIIAEDVPGWQVANLGKLTVALDVTITDELKEEGIAREFVNRIQNNRKDKGLEVTDRINVSVSCGTGIWKALENNLSYICAEILADSLVLDNQLSEGVKAVIDENEILIAISKS, encoded by the coding sequence ATGTACAAGGAATATAAGCAGTTAAATCTATCGCAAACAGGTAAAGAAGTGCTGGATTTCTGGAAACAGAACGGCATATTCGCAAAAAGTATCAGCAGCAGGCCGGCAAGCAAGCCGTATACCTTTTATGAAGGGCCGCCAAGCGCCAATGGTATGCCGGGTATTCACCACGTAATGGCCCGCTCCATCAAAGATATTTTTTGCCGTTATAAAACCCTTAAGGGGTACCAGGTTAAACGCAAAGGCGGCTGGGATACCCATGGCCTGCCTATTGAACTTGCTGTTGAAAAAGCCCTGGGTATAACCAAAGATGATATTGGTAAAAAAATATCGGTAAAAGAATACAACGATGCCTGCCGCAAGGAGGTAATGCGTTATACCGATATCTGGAATGATCTTACCGAAAAGATGGGGTATTGGGTCGACCTTGAAAACCCGTACATCACCTACGAGAACGAATACATTGAAACCCTTTGGTGGATACTGAAACAATTGTACGATAAAGACCTGCTTTACAAAGGCTATACCGTACAGCCGTATTCGCCAAAATCGGGCACCGGCCTTAGCTCGCACGAGTTGAACCAGCCGGGCACCTACAAAATGGTAAAAGACACTACCATTGTCGCCCAGTTTAAGGTAAAGAATGACAGCGATTCAGCCTTTTTATTTGACGGTGTAAGCAGCGATGTGTTTATCCTGGCCTGGACGACCACCCCATGGACATTGCCGTCAAACTGCGCATTAGCCGTTGGCGAAAGCATCAGCTACGTACAGATAAACACCTTTAATCCTTATACCTACGAACCCATTAGCGTGGTGTTGGCTAAGGACCTGGTGAAGAAATACTTTAAGGCCGAGGGTGAGAACGCATCTTTTGAAGATTACAAAGGCGGCGATAAAATTATACCCTGGACATTGACCCGCGAGTTTAAGGGTACCGACCTGCTGGATATTCACTACGAGCAGCTAATGCCGTACGTAACAAATGCGGAATTGGAGCAAAACGCTTTCCGTGTGATCCCGGCTGATTTTGTTACTACCGAGGATGGTACAGGCATTGTGCACACCGCATCGGTTTTTGGTGCGGATGACTTTAGAGCATGTAAGGAGAATAACGTGCCATCGGTAATGGTAAGGGACGAGAACGGTAAAGAAGTGCCTTTGGTTGATAAACAAGGCCGCTTTGTTGAAGAGGTTACCGATTTTGCCGGCCGTTACGTAAAAGAAGAATACTATTCCAACGAAGACCGTGCAGCGGAAGGGTTTAAACCGACTGATGTACTCATCTCTATAAAGTTAAAGACCGAGAACAAAGCATTCGACGTTAAAAAATACGAGCACAGCTACCCCCACTCGTGGCGCTCAGATGAACCTATACTTTACTATCCCTTAGACAGCTGGTTCATCCGCACCACAGCGGTGAAGGATAAAATGGTTGCGCTGAATAAAACCATTAACTGGAAGCCCGAAAGTACCGGTACAGGCCGTTTTGGTAACTGGCTGGAGAATTTGGTTGACTGGAACCTGTCGCGTTCGCGCTACTGGGGTACCCCGCTGCCTATCTGGCGCGAGGAAGATGGCAAAGAAGAAAAGTGCATTGGTTCGATACAAGAACTGAACGCCGAGATACAAAGATCAATTGAGGCCGGTTTAATGCCTGCGGGCTTTAAACTGGAAGACATGCACCGCCCTTATGTGGACGATGTAATATTAACATCATCGACCGGCAAACGCATGCTACGCGAACCCGACCTGATTGACGTTTGGTTTGACAGCGGCGCCATGCCTTACGCACAATGGCACTTTCCGTTTGAAAATAAAGAAGAATTTAAAAATGCTTATCCGGCAGATTTTATTGCTGAAGGGGTTGACCAAACCCGCGGCTGGTTCTTTACACTGCACGCCATAGCGGTAATGCTGAGCGAAGCGAGCGACGAAGTAAAAGCCATTAACGAGCAGGTAGGCAACAAAGGCGTTGCGTTCAAGAACGTGGTATCAAACGGTTTGGTGCTCGATAAGAACGGTAACAAAATGTCAAAACGTTTGGGCAATGGCGTAGATCCGTTTGAGACCATCGAGCAGTTTGGCGCCGATGCTGCCCGCTGGTATATGATCAGTAACGCGGCCCCATGGGATAACCTGAAATTTAATATCGAAGGGCTGGACGAGGTTCGCCGTAAATTTTTCGGTACACTGTACAATACTTACTCGTTTTTTGTGCTTTATGCCAACATCGATAAGTTTAAGTACGAGGAAGCCGAGATAGCGATAGAGGACCGCCCCGAGCTTGACCGTTGGATCATATCGCTGTTAAACACCCTTAGCAAGGAGGTTGATGACTATTACGCCGATTTTGAACCAACCAAAGCGGCCCGTGCCATACAGGAATTTGTTGACGCTCACTTTAGCAACTGGTACATCAGGCTAAGTCGCCGCCGTTTCTGGCGGTCAGATAACTCTGAAGATAAGCTCTCGGCATACCAAACGCTTTACACCTGTTTAATAACCATCAGCAAGTTAATGGCGCCTATTGCACCGTTCTTTGCCGAGCGTTTATATACCGACCTGAACAGCGTTACCGGTAAAGAGGAGTTTGAATCGGTACACCTGGCGTACTACCCCGAATACCATAACGACCTGGTTGATACCGCCCTGGAAGAACGCATGCAGTTGGCGCAGGATATTTCATCACTGGTGTTATCGCTTCGTAAAAAAATAGAGGTGCCTGTGCGCCGGCCGTTGAGCAAGATTTTATTGCCAATACTGGATAAGAAATTTAAAGCACAGATAGAGAAGGTGAAAGAGCTGATCCTATCAGAGACCAACATTAAGGATATTGAATACATCACCGATGCTGCCGGTTTTATCAAGAAAAAGATAAAACCCAACTTTAAAGCTTTGGGCGCCAAGGTAGGAAAGGATATGAAAGATGTGGCCGCTGCTATCAATGGGTTTGATCAGCAACAGATAACCGAATTGGAAACAAACGGCTCTATCCTGATACTTGATGCTAAACACTCGATACTACTTTCTGACGTGGAAATTATAGCCGAAGATGTACCTGGATGGCAGGTTGCAAATTTAGGAAAACTAACCGTGGCTTTAGATGTTACGATAACCGATGAGTTGAAAGAGGAGGGTATTGCAAGGGAATTTGTAAACCGTATACAAAATAACCGTAAAGATAAAGGATTAGAAGTAACCGACCGCATAAACGTAAGTGTGAGTTGCGGCACCGGTATCTGGAAAGCACTGGAAAATAATTTATCATATATTTGCGCCGAAATTTTAGCAGACAGCCTTGTGCTTGATAATCAGCTATCTGAAGGCGTTAAGGCCGTGATTGATGAGAACGAAATTTTGATCGCTATAAGTAAAAGTTAA
- a CDS encoding lipocalin family protein, whose amino-acid sequence MKKIFQTSIAILALTFIFSACSTPQNTNSGATSSANVSRGKFVGTWTLTNVTYDGLVPGAVQNVFDQASPDAFVGSTWKFTNSGNGIYTLTNGTSQTIFWSVFNGPTGTQFQFKKLYEGDKAKNVQEGYRLDIGVIDNTTMTLRSPVAIGNSNGYIIYSFTKAR is encoded by the coding sequence ATGAAAAAGATATTTCAAACATCAATTGCAATTTTAGCCCTTACCTTTATTTTCTCAGCTTGCTCAACACCTCAAAACACAAATTCGGGCGCAACATCTTCAGCTAATGTATCACGCGGGAAGTTTGTAGGCACCTGGACATTAACCAACGTAACCTACGATGGCCTGGTACCGGGCGCTGTGCAGAATGTATTTGACCAGGCATCGCCTGATGCATTTGTAGGCAGTACCTGGAAATTTACCAACAGCGGTAATGGTATTTATACATTAACCAACGGAACCTCGCAAACCATTTTTTGGTCGGTATTTAACGGCCCCACCGGTACGCAGTTTCAATTCAAAAAACTTTACGAAGGCGATAAGGCCAAAAACGTACAGGAAGGTTATCGTTTAGATATCGGTGTTATCGATAACACTACCATGACACTGCGATCGCCTGTAGCAATAGGTAACAGTAATGGCTATATAATTTATTCGTTTACCAAAGCCCGGTAA
- a CDS encoding TraR/DksA C4-type zinc finger protein, with product MENEKTRYSDSELKEFKDLLLEKLRSSKEELSALATSLSSPNANGTDDTAGTYKTLEDGSATLEKEQINQLAARQKKFIEQLEAALVRIENKTYGICRETGKLIPKERLRAVPHTTLTMEAKLKQ from the coding sequence ATGGAAAACGAAAAAACAAGGTATTCTGATTCGGAATTAAAAGAATTCAAGGACCTATTATTAGAAAAATTACGCAGCTCTAAAGAAGAGTTGAGCGCACTGGCTACGTCGCTAAGCTCGCCGAACGCGAACGGTACTGATGATACTGCGGGTACGTATAAAACACTTGAAGATGGATCTGCGACGTTAGAGAAAGAACAGATAAACCAATTGGCTGCCCGCCAGAAGAAATTTATTGAGCAGTTAGAAGCCGCTTTGGTTCGTATCGAAAACAAAACCTATGGCATTTGCCGCGAAACCGGTAAGCTTATTCCAAAAGAGCGCCTGCGTGCTGTTCCGCACACAACGCTTACTATGGAAGCTAAATTAAAGCAATAA
- a CDS encoding M28 family metallopeptidase — MKLNFISFLTAATLLASCAGNEKKTTIVTTPDTGMAADIRHHIAVLANDSLLGRKPFTRGEDKTIAYIAREFKKLGLEPGNNGSYFQEVPLVEITSASQEMRISGAATTSLKPGVDFVASTRRELDSLSLKNSPLIFAGFGVVAPEYGWNDYKGLDVKGKTVIVLVNDPGFKAKEKLFKGDTMSYYGRWTYKYEEAARQGAAGVIIVHQTDPASYGWQVIQNSFTGSKLYLQQADKHMNRCMVEGWMSEEAATKLLSAAGVNGDIREYARKKGFKAVPLKSTVSLNLKNTLKYSKSHNVIARLTGSARPDETILYTAHWDHFGIGKPDAKGDSIYNGAVDNASGVAAVLAVAKKFTQQKTKPERSIVFLAVTAEEQGLLGSEYYATHPIYPLNKTVANLNIDALSDFGETSNFSITGKGQNDLDDYVIALTKPKGWDVVGDETPGSGSYYRSDHFNFAKVGVPALDLHNGSKSIQRGEEFGKEKAKEYNEQHYHQPSDEYSEAMDTKGMAQTANLMYQLGVKLSNETTFPGWKKGSEFKAVRDKMMGNK; from the coding sequence ATGAAACTAAACTTCATAAGCTTTTTGACCGCTGCCACCCTCCTGGCCAGTTGTGCAGGTAACGAAAAGAAAACAACCATCGTTACAACCCCGGATACGGGCATGGCTGCCGATATACGCCATCATATTGCTGTTTTGGCCAATGATAGTTTATTAGGCCGTAAGCCGTTTACCCGGGGCGAGGATAAAACCATTGCCTATATAGCCCGGGAATTCAAAAAGCTGGGGCTTGAGCCGGGCAACAATGGCAGTTACTTTCAGGAGGTACCGCTGGTTGAGATAACCTCTGCCTCGCAGGAAATGAGGATAAGTGGAGCGGCAACAACATCCCTTAAACCGGGTGTTGACTTTGTAGCATCGACCCGCCGCGAGTTGGACAGCCTGAGTTTAAAAAACTCTCCGTTAATTTTTGCGGGCTTTGGCGTGGTTGCGCCAGAGTACGGCTGGAACGATTATAAAGGCCTTGATGTAAAGGGTAAAACGGTTATTGTTTTGGTTAACGACCCGGGCTTTAAGGCCAAAGAAAAGCTATTTAAGGGCGATACCATGAGTTATTATGGCCGTTGGACCTATAAATATGAAGAAGCCGCGCGGCAGGGCGCGGCCGGTGTTATTATCGTTCACCAAACGGACCCGGCAAGCTACGGCTGGCAGGTAATTCAAAACAGCTTTACCGGATCAAAGCTTTACCTGCAGCAGGCAGATAAACACATGAACCGCTGCATGGTTGAAGGCTGGATGAGCGAAGAGGCTGCCACAAAATTGCTATCGGCCGCGGGCGTCAATGGCGATATCCGCGAGTATGCCCGTAAAAAAGGTTTTAAGGCAGTACCGTTGAAAAGCACCGTATCATTAAATTTAAAAAATACGCTCAAATACTCTAAATCGCACAACGTGATAGCCCGTTTAACAGGATCCGCGCGGCCGGACGAAACCATTTTATATACCGCACATTGGGACCATTTTGGCATTGGCAAACCTGATGCAAAAGGCGACAGCATTTACAATGGCGCGGTTGATAATGCCAGTGGCGTAGCTGCTGTTTTGGCCGTTGCTAAAAAGTTCACACAGCAAAAAACCAAACCGGAACGTTCGATCGTTTTCCTTGCGGTTACTGCCGAGGAACAGGGTTTATTAGGGTCGGAATATTATGCTACCCACCCTATCTATCCCCTAAATAAAACTGTTGCCAACCTTAATATTGACGCCTTATCAGATTTTGGCGAAACCAGCAACTTTTCTATCACCGGCAAAGGGCAGAACGATCTGGACGACTATGTAATAGCACTCACCAAACCAAAAGGCTGGGATGTTGTGGGTGATGAAACACCGGGTTCGGGCAGCTACTACCGGTCAGATCATTTTAACTTTGCTAAGGTGGGCGTACCGGCGCTCGATCTGCATAACGGCTCAAAAAGCATCCAGCGCGGCGAAGAATTTGGCAAGGAAAAAGCTAAGGAATACAACGAGCAACATTACCACCAGCCATCAGACGAGTACAGCGAAGCTATGGACACGAAAGGCATGGCCCAAACCGCCAACCTGATGTACCAACTTGGCGTTAAGCTAAGCAACGAAACCACCTTCCCTGGCTGGAAAAAAGGCTCGGAGTTTAAGGCGGTAAGGGATAAAATGATGGGGAATAAATAA